A stretch of DNA from Methanolinea mesophila:
CTCCCCCATCTCGATACCGAGCGTCCCGGTAAGGGTCCGGATCGGTGAGAGCATGTTCCATAGAGGGGACGGGATGATCGCTGCGTTCCCCGTTACCATCAGCACCGCCATGGTCTCCCCAAGCGCCCTGCCCATGCCCAGGATGATTGCAGCAGTGATGCCGGAGAGCGCACCGGGGACAATAACCCGGGAAATGGTCTGCCAGTGGTTGGCGCCGACGGCGAGGGACCCTTCCTTGTACTCGCGGGGCACGCAGGCGATCGCGTCCTCGGAGACACTGATAATTGTAGGAAGGGCCATGATGCCGAGAAGGAGCGAACCCGCCAGCCAGGTCTGCCCGGTAGGCACGTCGAAGGTGACGCGTATCCAGTCCGTAAGCACCACAAGTCCGAAGAACCCGAAGACTACCGAGGGAATGCCTGCCAGCAGTTCGATTGCCGGTTTTACCACTGCCTTCACCCGGGCGGGTGCGAGCTCCGAGATATAGATCGCGCTGCCGATTCCCAGTGGGATGGAGATCGCCATGGCCCCGATCGTCACCAGGAGGGTATCGACGATGAGGGGGAAGATGCCGTACATCGGCGGGTTTCCGGTGGGGTTCCACGACATTCCCGTTATGAAGTCCCAGAACCCGACCTGGAGGAATATGGGATACGCGTCCCAGAAAAGGAAGACAAAAATGAAAAAGATGACGATGACCGCAAAGATCGCACAGAAGAACCAGATCGACTTGAGGATGGATTCTTTGATGTGCATTCCATTCCATTTTGCGGGTGACGGAGCGCCCGTTACGCTCATGCCTGAAGCTTCATCATTTCCATCCATGGTAACCTTTTTTGATAAAATGGTGAAAGCCGGCAGGATTCTCCTGCCAGGGCTCATTCAACCTGCGTTTCAGGTCAGGGAAACGTATCCCTCTTCCGCAACGATAGCCTGTCCTTCAGGGCTCTGGATATAGTCGAGGTAGTCCTTTGCCAGGCCCTGCGGGGCTCCCTGGGTGATCATGAGCAGGGGACGGGAGATCGGATACTGCCCGCTCTTCACATTGGCGACAGTCGGCTCGATCTTATTCCCGTTCGCATCCAGGTCGAGGGCCTTTACCGAATCTGTCAGATATCCGATGCTTATGTACCCGATAGCTCCCGGAGTCTGGCCTACCGAGAGCAGCACACCCCCGTTGGAGTTCTGCTCGAGCATGGTGGGGGCTGCGTTCTCTTTTTTCAGCACCATCTCGGTGAAGAACGACCTGGTGCCGGACGCACTGTCTCTTCCTATCAGCACGATGGTCTCATCCGGGCCACCGACCTCTTTCCAGTTGGTGATGTTGGCCTGGTAAATAGCCTTGATCTGGTCGAGAGTGAGTGAGTTTACGGTATTCGCCGGGTTGACGATGACCGCGATGCCGTCACCTGCGACGGTGGTCACCACGAGGTTGGGGTATTTTGTCGTCTCTTCGGTCGTCAGCTCCCGGGAAGACATCCCGATATCGGTGGTGCCTTCTCCGATCGCCTGGACGCCGACACCGGACCCGCCGCCCGAGACCTTGATATCAACATTGGAGTGGGCGTCCATGTAATCCTCTGCCGCACTCTGGGCGATGGGTAATACGGTGGTCGACCCTGTTACGGACAGGGATTGAATGCCCCCGGCCGCAGCAGGGGTGGGGGTTTTTTCCGCACTCGCGGGAGCCTGCGTGC
This window harbors:
- a CDS encoding phosphate ABC transporter substrate-binding protein, with protein sequence MAVQPKKTGYIVLGLAALLVLALCLCGCTQAPASAEKTPTPAAAGGIQSLSVTGSTTVLPIAQSAAEDYMDAHSNVDIKVSGGGSGVGVQAIGEGTTDIGMSSRELTTEETTKYPNLVVTTVAGDGIAVIVNPANTVNSLTLDQIKAIYQANITNWKEVGGPDETIVLIGRDSASGTRSFFTEMVLKKENAAPTMLEQNSNGGVLLSVGQTPGAIGYISIGYLTDSVKALDLDANGNKIEPTVANVKSGQYPISRPLLMITQGAPQGLAKDYLDYIQSPEGQAIVAEEGYVSLT